The Pantoea nemavictus genome includes a region encoding these proteins:
- the qseG gene encoding two-component system QseEF-associated lipoprotein QseG, which produces MKLPRFKFVTCALMALGLSACQAPSQQRTQHTSVSVPEPDVRLPDYLAIDCQSVWQIETPAAVSNPLYWQRAVDCAERLSPAEARAEARRWPVQGWARAFKQGILLANGNVTPVERRDYVTTLDGYSASYPAAVRPLLQLWRSNQAAQLELSEARGRYAALQQSNDAEMDNLRQQQSKMRQALADTQRKLERLTDIERQLSSRKAPDSSDASHGASDVQTEDQ; this is translated from the coding sequence ATGAAATTACCCCGATTTAAATTTGTGACCTGTGCGTTGATGGCGCTCGGCCTGAGTGCCTGCCAGGCACCGTCACAGCAACGTACCCAACACACTAGCGTGAGCGTGCCGGAACCCGACGTGCGCCTGCCGGATTATCTGGCGATCGATTGTCAAAGCGTGTGGCAAATCGAAACGCCAGCCGCCGTGAGTAATCCGCTTTACTGGCAGCGCGCCGTTGATTGTGCCGAGCGCTTATCCCCTGCCGAAGCTCGCGCCGAAGCGCGTCGCTGGCCGGTGCAAGGCTGGGCACGCGCCTTTAAGCAAGGCATTCTGCTCGCTAACGGTAACGTCACGCCGGTCGAACGCCGTGATTACGTCACCACGTTGGACGGTTATAGCGCGTCTTATCCGGCGGCAGTGCGCCCGTTACTACAGCTGTGGCGCAGTAATCAGGCCGCTCAGCTGGAGCTGAGTGAAGCGCGTGGACGTTACGCCGCCCTGCAGCAAAGCAACGACGCTGAAATGGACAACCTACGCCAGCAGCAAAGCAAAATGCGCCAGGCGCTGGCAGACACCCAACGTAAGCTCGAGCGTTTAACCGACATTGAGCGCCAACTGTCATCGCGCAAAGCGCCCGACAGCAGCGACGCATCGCACGGTGCCAGTGATGTGCAAACTGAGGATCAGTAA
- a CDS encoding sensor histidine kinase, whose amino-acid sequence MNKWRLFPRSLRQLVLMAFLLVLLPLLVLAWQAWESLSALSNQAADTNRNTFTDVRRSEAMARTALELERSYRQYCVLGDASLAKLYQTQWTRYGQMLSSHAASLPDLPSFKVLQTTLPQLQQVKCDNGNPQAQAASALERFSDTNTQMVQATREVVFSRGLQLQREIADRGQFFGWQALILFLISLVLVLLFTGMIIGPVKRVERMINRLGEGKSLGDSGSFRGPREIRSLGQRIVWLSERLSWLEEQRHEFLRHLSHELKTPLASLREGTELLADQVAGPLNAEQQEVVAILDTSSRHLQRLIEQLLDYNRKLADGPMTLAPVVLNDIIDSVVKVHSLPASAREMTTHVDLQVNHCLAEATLLQRVIDNLYSNAVNYGAESGNIWLQSQQKGNQVWIEVANTGTPIPAEEQAMIFEPFYQGSQQRKGPVKGSGLGLSIAKDCLRRMQGDLQLVTRKDADVCFRIILTTSAGNA is encoded by the coding sequence GTGAATAAATGGCGTCTGTTTCCCCGATCCCTGCGACAGTTAGTCTTAATGGCCTTTCTGCTGGTGCTGCTGCCGTTACTGGTGCTGGCATGGCAAGCATGGGAAAGCCTTTCGGCGCTGAGCAACCAGGCGGCAGATACCAATCGCAATACCTTTACCGATGTACGGCGCAGTGAAGCGATGGCGCGCACCGCGCTGGAGCTGGAGCGAAGCTATCGTCAATACTGCGTATTAGGCGATGCGTCGCTGGCCAAACTGTATCAAACGCAGTGGACGCGCTACGGTCAAATGCTCAGCAGCCACGCAGCCAGCTTGCCCGATCTGCCCTCCTTCAAAGTGCTGCAAACCACCTTGCCGCAGCTGCAGCAGGTAAAGTGCGATAATGGAAATCCGCAAGCACAAGCTGCCAGCGCGCTGGAGCGTTTTTCCGATACCAATACGCAAATGGTGCAGGCAACGCGCGAAGTGGTGTTTTCGCGCGGCCTACAACTGCAACGTGAAATTGCCGATCGCGGCCAGTTTTTTGGCTGGCAGGCGCTAATTCTGTTCCTGATCAGTCTGGTGCTGGTTTTGCTGTTCACCGGCATGATTATTGGTCCGGTAAAACGCGTTGAGCGCATGATCAATCGCTTAGGCGAGGGCAAATCGCTGGGCGATAGCGGCAGCTTTCGCGGCCCACGTGAAATTCGCTCGCTGGGACAGCGCATCGTTTGGTTGAGTGAACGTCTGAGCTGGCTGGAAGAGCAGCGCCATGAGTTTCTGCGTCACCTGTCGCATGAGCTGAAAACACCGCTTGCCAGCCTGCGGGAAGGCACTGAGCTGCTGGCCGATCAGGTCGCCGGGCCATTGAACGCTGAGCAGCAGGAAGTGGTCGCGATTCTCGATACCAGCAGCCGTCATTTACAGCGGCTGATTGAGCAGTTGCTGGATTACAACCGTAAGCTGGCAGATGGCCCGATGACGCTGGCACCGGTGGTATTAAATGACATCATTGATTCCGTAGTAAAAGTGCACTCGTTGCCTGCCAGTGCGCGTGAGATGACGACGCACGTTGATCTGCAGGTGAATCACTGTCTGGCGGAAGCCACGCTGCTACAGCGGGTGATTGATAACCTCTATTCGAACGCCGTGAACTACGGCGCCGAATCCGGTAACATCTGGCTGCAGAGCCAGCAGAAGGGCAACCAGGTGTGGATTGAGGTGGCAAACACCGGCACACCGATTCCGGCTGAAGAGCAGGCGATGATTTTTGAGCCTTTTTATCAAGGCAGCCAACAGCGCAAGGGGCCGGTTAAAGGCAGCGGTCTGGGGTTAAGCATCGCCAAAGATTGCCTGCGCAGGATGCAAGGCGATTTGCAGTTGGTAACACGCAAGGATGCGGATGTCTGTTTTCGTATCATTCTGACTACCAGCGCCGGGAATGCCTGA
- the purL gene encoding phosphoribosylformylglycinamidine synthase: MMEILRGSPALSAFRVNKLLTRFQDAHLPVSDIYAEYVHFADVSAPLSADEHARLQRLLKYGPSLAEHAPQGRLLLVTPRPGTISPWSSKATDIAHNCDLPQVLRLERGMAFYVQAPELTEAQWQQLASLLHDRMMETVFADLSDAQQLFAHHQPQPLKSIDVLGAGRSALEQANATLGLALADDEIDYLLDAFTKLGRNPNDIELYMFAQANSEHCRHKIFNADWIIDGEKQPKSLFKMIKNTFEHNPEHVLSAYKDNAAVMEGSEVGRFYADAQKGEYEFHQEEAHILMKVETHNHPTAISPWPGAATGSGGEIRDEGATGRGAKPKAGLVGFSVSNLRIPGFEQPWEEDFGKPDRIVTALDIMTEGPLGGAAFNNEFGRPALNGYFRTYEERVNSHNGVELRGYHKPIMLAGGIGNIRADHVQKGEIVVGAKLIVLGGPAMNIGLGGGAASSMASGQSDADLDFASVQRDNPEMERRCQEVIDRCWQLGEANPILFIHDVGAGGLSNAMPELVSDGNRGGNFNLRDILSDEPGMSPLEVWCNESQERYVLAVAPEKLALFDELCQRERAPYAVIGEATEELHLNLADSHFDNKPIDMPLDVLLGKTPKMTRDVASQQAKGDALQRDGITVADAVNRVLHLPTVAEKTFLITIGDRSVTGMVARDQMVGPWQIPVANCAVTTASLDSYHGEAFSLGERAPVALLDFAASGRLAVGEALTNIAATSIGSLQRVKLSANWMAAAGHPGEDAGLYAAVKAVGEELCPALGITIPVGKDSMSMKTRWQQGTEQREMTSPLSLVITAFARVEDVRRTVTPQLQADQDNLLLLVDLGNGANTLGATALSQVYRQLGDKPADVRDATQLAGFFNAIQALVAEQKLLAYHDRSDGGLLVTLAEMAFTGHCGIEADIAALGSDALAALFTEELGAVLQINAADRVAVEKVFADHGLSANVHVMGKALPGDRFVIRSGDSTVYSESRTTLRTWWAETTWQMQRLRDNPACADQEHEAKKDDNDPGLNVHLTFKPEEDVAAPMIATGARPRVAVLREQGVNSHVEMAAAFHRAGFTAVDVHMSDLLAGRRGLEEFQALVACGGFSYGDVLGAGEGWAKSILFNGRVRDEFENFFHRPQTLALGVCNGCQMMSNLRELIPGSELWPRFVRNQSERFEARFSLVEVAASPSLLLEGMAGSHMPIAVSHGEGFVEVRDGAHLAQLESKGLVALRFVDNFGKVTESYPANPNGSPNGITAVTNESGRVTIMMPHPERVFRTVSNSWHPAEWGEDSPWMRIFRNARKQLG; encoded by the coding sequence ATGATGGAAATTCTGCGTGGTTCGCCCGCTCTGTCGGCATTTCGTGTAAACAAACTGCTGACCCGCTTTCAGGACGCTCACCTTCCGGTGAGTGATATTTACGCCGAGTACGTCCATTTTGCCGATGTCAGCGCACCGCTCAGCGCGGATGAGCACGCCCGCCTGCAACGTCTGCTGAAATACGGTCCTTCTCTCGCCGAACATGCGCCACAAGGGCGTCTGTTGCTGGTAACGCCGCGTCCCGGCACCATCTCTCCGTGGTCCTCGAAAGCCACCGATATCGCGCACAACTGCGATCTGCCACAGGTGTTACGCCTTGAGCGCGGCATGGCTTTCTATGTGCAGGCCCCTGAGCTGACGGAAGCGCAGTGGCAGCAACTTGCCAGCCTGCTGCATGACCGCATGATGGAAACCGTGTTCGCTGACCTCAGCGATGCGCAGCAGCTGTTTGCCCATCATCAGCCGCAGCCGCTCAAAAGCATCGACGTGCTGGGCGCAGGTCGCAGCGCGCTGGAGCAGGCCAATGCCACGCTGGGCCTGGCGCTGGCCGATGATGAGATCGATTACCTGCTTGATGCCTTTACCAAGCTGGGGCGTAATCCAAACGACATCGAGCTCTATATGTTTGCGCAGGCAAACTCTGAGCACTGTCGTCACAAAATCTTCAACGCCGACTGGATTATCGACGGCGAAAAGCAGCCGAAGTCGCTGTTTAAAATGATCAAAAACACCTTTGAACATAATCCTGAGCACGTGCTGTCGGCGTATAAAGACAACGCCGCAGTGATGGAAGGTTCCGAGGTTGGCCGCTTCTACGCAGATGCGCAGAAGGGCGAATATGAATTCCATCAGGAAGAAGCGCATATCCTGATGAAAGTGGAAACCCATAACCACCCAACCGCTATTTCGCCATGGCCGGGTGCTGCGACCGGTTCCGGTGGTGAAATTCGTGATGAAGGCGCAACCGGACGTGGTGCGAAGCCAAAAGCCGGTCTGGTCGGTTTCTCGGTATCGAACCTGCGCATTCCAGGCTTCGAACAGCCGTGGGAAGAGGATTTCGGTAAGCCGGATCGTATTGTCACCGCCTTAGACATCATGACCGAAGGCCCGCTGGGCGGCGCGGCATTCAACAACGAATTTGGTCGTCCTGCCCTGAATGGCTACTTCCGTACCTATGAAGAGCGCGTCAACAGCCACAATGGTGTGGAGCTGCGCGGCTACCATAAGCCGATTATGCTGGCGGGCGGCATCGGTAACATTCGTGCCGATCACGTGCAGAAAGGCGAGATTGTGGTGGGGGCCAAACTGATCGTGCTGGGTGGCCCGGCGATGAACATCGGTCTGGGCGGCGGTGCCGCTTCGTCGATGGCTTCCGGCCAATCGGATGCCGATCTCGACTTTGCTTCAGTACAGCGCGACAACCCAGAGATGGAACGTCGCTGCCAGGAAGTGATCGACCGCTGCTGGCAGCTGGGCGAAGCCAACCCGATTCTGTTTATCCATGACGTGGGCGCGGGCGGTCTCTCGAACGCGATGCCAGAGCTGGTAAGTGATGGTAACCGCGGCGGTAACTTTAACCTGCGCGACATCCTGAGCGACGAGCCGGGCATGAGTCCGCTGGAAGTGTGGTGTAACGAATCACAGGAACGTTATGTGCTGGCGGTGGCGCCTGAGAAACTGGCGCTGTTCGATGAGTTGTGCCAGCGTGAACGCGCGCCTTATGCGGTGATTGGTGAAGCGACTGAAGAGCTGCATCTGAACCTCGCCGACAGCCATTTCGACAATAAGCCAATCGACATGCCGCTCGACGTGCTGCTGGGCAAAACGCCGAAGATGACACGTGATGTTGCCAGCCAGCAAGCCAAAGGCGATGCCCTGCAGCGCGACGGGATTACCGTTGCTGATGCGGTGAATCGTGTGCTGCATTTGCCAACCGTGGCGGAAAAAACCTTCCTGATCACCATTGGCGATCGCAGCGTAACCGGCATGGTCGCGCGCGATCAGATGGTCGGTCCGTGGCAAATTCCGGTCGCGAACTGCGCCGTCACCACGGCCAGCCTGGATAGCTATCACGGTGAAGCGTTCTCTCTCGGCGAACGCGCGCCAGTCGCATTGCTCGACTTCGCCGCTTCCGGTCGCCTGGCGGTGGGTGAAGCGCTGACCAATATCGCTGCGACCTCAATTGGTTCGCTGCAGCGCGTCAAGCTCTCCGCGAACTGGATGGCCGCCGCCGGTCACCCAGGCGAAGATGCTGGTTTGTACGCCGCCGTTAAAGCGGTAGGTGAAGAGCTGTGTCCGGCGCTGGGCATCACGATTCCCGTCGGTAAAGACTCGATGTCGATGAAAACCCGCTGGCAGCAAGGCACCGAGCAGCGTGAAATGACCTCGCCGCTGTCGTTGGTGATTACCGCGTTTGCGCGCGTTGAGGATGTACGTCGCACCGTTACGCCGCAGCTGCAGGCCGATCAAGATAACCTGCTGCTGCTGGTGGATCTGGGTAACGGCGCTAACACGCTGGGTGCTACCGCGCTGTCACAGGTTTATCGTCAACTCGGTGACAAGCCTGCCGACGTGCGTGATGCTACGCAGCTGGCGGGCTTCTTTAACGCTATTCAGGCGCTGGTGGCCGAGCAGAAACTGCTGGCCTATCACGACCGTTCTGACGGCGGCCTGTTGGTCACGCTGGCGGAGATGGCCTTTACCGGTCACTGCGGTATCGAAGCCGATATCGCCGCGTTGGGCAGTGATGCATTGGCAGCGCTGTTCACCGAAGAGCTGGGCGCGGTGCTGCAAATCAACGCAGCGGATCGCGTGGCAGTAGAGAAAGTCTTCGCCGATCACGGCCTGAGCGCTAACGTGCATGTGATGGGTAAAGCGCTGCCGGGCGACCGCTTCGTGATCCGTTCTGGCGACAGTACGGTGTACAGCGAAAGCCGCACCACGCTGCGTACCTGGTGGGCAGAAACCACCTGGCAGATGCAGCGTCTGCGTGATAACCCAGCCTGTGCCGATCAGGAGCATGAAGCGAAGAAAGACGATAACGATCCTGGTCTGAACGTCCATCTGACCTTCAAGCCAGAAGAGGATGTGGCGGCACCGATGATCGCCACTGGCGCACGTCCGCGTGTGGCGGTGCTGCGTGAGCAGGGTGTGAACTCCCACGTGGAGATGGCGGCTGCTTTCCATCGCGCTGGCTTTACTGCAGTTGACGTACACATGAGCGATCTGCTCGCCGGTCGTCGCGGTCTGGAAGAGTTCCAGGCACTGGTTGCGTGTGGTGGCTTCTCATACGGTGACGTGCTGGGCGCGGGTGAAGGTTGGGCGAAATCGATCCTGTTCAACGGCCGCGTACGTGATGAGTTTGAGAACTTCTTCCATCGTCCACAAACGCTGGCGCTGGGCGTGTGTAACGGCTGCCAGATGATGTCGAACCTGCGTGAATTGATTCCAGGCAGCGAACTGTGGCCACGCTTTGTGCGTAACCAGTCCGAGCGTTTCGAAGCGCGTTTCAGCTTGGTCGAAGTGGCGGCGAGCCCATCGCTGTTGCTGGAGGGCATGGCAGGATCGCATATGCCAATCGCAGTATCGCACGGCGAAGGTTTTGTTGAAGTGCGTGACGGTGCGCATCTGGCGCAGCTGGAGAGCAAAGGTCTGGTAGCGCTGCGCTTCGTCGATAACTTCGGCAAAGTGACGGAAAGCTATCCGGCGAACCCGAATGGCTCACCAAACGGCATCACTGCGGTAACTAACGAAAGCGGTCGCGTCACCATTATGATGCCGCACCCAGAGCGCGTGTTCCGTACCGTCAGCAACTCGTGGCATCCGGCAGAGTGGGGCGAAGATAGCCCGTGGATGCGTATCTTCCGCAATGCGCGTAAGCAGTTGGGCTAA
- the mltF gene encoding membrane-bound lytic murein transglycosylase MltF has translation MKRLKINYLFIGLITVLLALALWPSIPWYGGGTDALSQIKSRGVLRISTVNSPLTYYTINNAPAGMDYELAKRFADYLGVKLEVEVRPNLGDLFDDLDDGKADLLAAGLIYNSERLAHYQSGPSYYSVSQQLVYRIDKPRPKNLGDLKGRLIVQSGSAYLSTLRSAKADSYPDLDWAISTDQGQKALLEAVADGKLDYTVGDSVTIGLLQRIHPQLAVAFDVTDEEPVTWYLPRNEDDSLNAAMLDFYSQMGEEGAMARLEEKYLGHVGTFDYVDTRTFLRAIDNTLPDIKPLFEKYSASMDWRLLAAISYQESHWNPQATSPTGVRGMMMLTRNTADSLEVNDRLDPEQSIRGGSEYLKRMMEKVPETIPEDERIWFALAAYNMGYAHMLDVRKLTAKQGGNPDSWADVKLRLPMLSQKRYYTQTTYGYARGHEAYNYVENIRKYQISLVGYLQEQEKRLAQQSALEAELGAGYPAVEPKIAMN, from the coding sequence TTGAAACGCCTAAAAATAAACTATCTGTTTATCGGTCTGATCACCGTGCTGCTTGCGCTAGCATTGTGGCCTTCAATCCCGTGGTACGGGGGTGGAACAGACGCGCTATCACAGATCAAATCACGCGGAGTGCTGCGCATCAGTACCGTTAACTCTCCGCTGACTTACTACACCATTAACAATGCACCAGCCGGTATGGATTACGAGCTGGCGAAGCGCTTCGCCGATTACCTTGGCGTAAAACTGGAAGTTGAGGTGCGTCCAAACCTCGGCGACCTGTTTGATGACCTGGATGACGGCAAGGCGGATTTGCTGGCTGCCGGCCTGATCTACAACAGCGAGCGCCTTGCGCACTACCAAAGTGGCCCGAGCTACTATTCGGTGTCGCAACAGCTGGTGTACCGCATTGATAAGCCACGGCCGAAAAATCTCGGCGATCTGAAAGGCCGCCTGATTGTGCAGTCCGGTTCGGCATATCTGTCAACTTTACGTTCCGCCAAAGCCGACAGCTATCCCGATCTCGACTGGGCGATCTCGACCGATCAAGGGCAGAAAGCGCTACTTGAAGCGGTTGCTGACGGCAAACTGGATTACACCGTGGGCGACTCAGTCACCATTGGCCTGCTACAGCGCATTCATCCGCAGCTGGCAGTAGCGTTTGATGTGACGGATGAAGAGCCGGTCACCTGGTATTTGCCGCGTAACGAGGACGACAGCCTGAACGCGGCAATGCTCGACTTCTACAGCCAGATGGGCGAGGAAGGCGCGATGGCGCGACTGGAAGAGAAGTATCTCGGCCACGTCGGCACCTTTGATTATGTGGATACCCGCACCTTCCTGCGCGCCATTGATAACACGCTACCGGACATCAAACCGCTGTTTGAGAAATATTCGGCCAGCATGGATTGGCGATTGCTGGCGGCGATCTCTTATCAGGAATCGCACTGGAATCCGCAGGCCACTTCGCCGACCGGCGTCCGAGGCATGATGATGTTGACGCGCAATACCGCTGACAGCCTTGAAGTCAACGATCGCCTCGATCCTGAACAGAGCATTCGCGGCGGCAGTGAATATCTCAAGCGCATGATGGAAAAGGTGCCGGAGACGATTCCTGAAGATGAGCGCATTTGGTTCGCGCTGGCGGCGTACAACATGGGCTACGCGCACATGTTGGATGTGCGCAAACTGACGGCGAAACAGGGCGGCAATCCTGATAGCTGGGCGGATGTGAAGCTGCGCCTGCCGATGCTGAGCCAGAAGCGCTACTACACGCAAACTACCTATGGTTACGCGCGCGGTCACGAAGCTTATAACTACGTCGAGAATATCCGTAAGTATCAGATAAGCCTGGTGGGCTATCTGCAGGAGCAGGAGAAGCGGTTAGCGCAGCAATCGGCGCTAGAAGCGGAGTTAGGTGCCGGCTACCCGGCGGTCGAACCGAAAATTGCCATGAATTAA
- the tadA gene encoding tRNA adenosine(34) deaminase TadA produces the protein MNPQTDEYWMRYALELAKRAWEQGEVPVGAVLVQGDKVIGEGWNRPIGQHDPTAHAEIMALRQGGKVLENYRLLDTTLYVTLEPCVMCAGAMVHSRITRLVYGAKDEKTGAAGSLLDVIGHPGMNHQIQIDCGVLAEQCAGMLSDFFRMRREQKKALRQAQRAD, from the coding sequence GTGAACCCACAAACTGATGAATATTGGATGCGTTATGCGCTGGAACTGGCTAAGCGCGCGTGGGAGCAGGGCGAAGTGCCGGTCGGTGCGGTGCTGGTGCAGGGCGATAAAGTGATCGGCGAAGGCTGGAATCGACCGATTGGTCAGCACGATCCCACCGCGCACGCTGAGATCATGGCGCTGCGTCAGGGTGGCAAAGTGCTGGAAAACTATCGTCTGCTGGATACCACACTGTATGTCACGCTGGAACCCTGCGTGATGTGCGCTGGCGCGATGGTGCACAGCCGCATCACGCGGTTAGTGTATGGCGCCAAAGATGAGAAAACCGGCGCGGCCGGTTCACTGCTGGATGTGATTGGCCATCCCGGCATGAATCATCAAATTCAGATTGATTGCGGTGTGCTGGCGGAACAGTGCGCTGGGATGTTGAGTGACTTCTTCCGCATGCGTCGCGAGCAGAAGAAGGCACTGCGTCAGGCGCAGCGCGCAGATTAA
- the yfhb gene encoding phosphatidylglycerophosphatase C has product MTKGTQRRVVFFDLDGTLHQQDMFGTYMRYLLRRQPINLLLVVPLLPVIGLGMLIKGRAARWPMSLLLWAITFGHSETRLRQREAEFADWFRQRVTAFPVVQQRLTDYLSSSDADVWLITGSPQSLVEKVYFDSAFLPRVQLIASQMKPGRGGRLLAMRCLGHEKVAQLEEKIGTPLQLYSGYSDSKQDNPLLFFCQHRWRVTPRGELQQLE; this is encoded by the coding sequence TTGACAAAGGGTACGCAACGACGCGTGGTGTTTTTCGATCTCGATGGCACGCTGCATCAGCAAGACATGTTTGGCACCTATATGCGCTATCTGCTGCGACGTCAGCCGATCAATCTGCTGCTGGTGGTGCCGCTGTTACCGGTGATTGGTCTCGGCATGCTGATCAAAGGTCGCGCGGCGCGCTGGCCAATGAGTTTGCTGCTATGGGCGATTACCTTCGGCCATAGCGAAACGCGTCTACGCCAGCGCGAAGCCGAATTCGCTGACTGGTTCCGCCAGCGCGTTACCGCCTTTCCGGTGGTGCAGCAGCGGCTCACTGATTATCTCAGCAGCAGTGATGCCGATGTCTGGCTGATCACCGGTTCGCCGCAATCGCTGGTGGAGAAAGTCTATTTCGATTCCGCCTTCTTACCGCGCGTGCAGCTGATCGCCAGCCAGATGAAACCGGGCCGCGGCGGCCGCCTGTTGGCGATGCGTTGCCTCGGCCATGAGAAGGTGGCACAGCTGGAGGAGAAAATCGGCACGCCGCTGCAGCTGTATAGCGGCTACAGCGACAGCAAGCAGGACAACCCGCTGCTGTTCTTCTGTCAGCACCGCTGGCGCGTCACGCCGCGCGGTGAGCTGCAACAGCTGGAATAA